AAAAGAACCCTTTCTGGAAAGCTGGGAAGGTGGATCCAATGGATAAGAATCTTCTGCAGCCATCTGAATCAAATTCTCTGTGTTTAGCTGGCACTCACCACTTTCAGCTTTCTTGGGGAGAGCTGTATTTCCAAAAGTTTCATCTCTCTCTGGAAAAGGAGCTAGTATTTCTCTCTTATCAGCTGAAGTATTGTGACTCTGTTCTATCCCTTTTCCAAAAAATCTTCCTTCTTCCGGCTTAGAGTTGGTTCCAGTGATAACGGGCGCCAACTTGGTTTGCAAGGGAGAGGGTGAAGTTCCAgttgcttccttcaggagtttgTCTAGACTAGCAGTCAAAGAGTTCCGTTTAACCTTTGGAGGAACTACTGTTTTGTCAACATGCTCATTAATGATCTTCTCAGGTCCTTTGACTTCTTCCTCAGTATCAGCAAAATCTGTTTTTTGACGCCATGTCCTATTTTCAGAAACACTTGGCTCAAGCACTTGTTTTCCATGAACTTTTCCACCAGAGGGTTGAATTGCTGGTGTTGAGGCTTCTGAAAGCAGTTTCTGCAAGCTGTCATTAAAAGTGTCTTTGTAGTCTTTAGACAAAACATTGGTTTTTACTATGGATTCTTGAATCTCTTGGTCTGAGTAATCCTTTTCTTCCTTAAACACTGGAGTAACAATCCCTTCCATAttcttttccatgttttcctTTGATGACTCATTTCCTCGCAACTGATGAGTATACTTTCTAAGCAGACTCAAAGGAAATGTGGTTTCATCTGGTAGCACCTGGAGTATGCCCTTTGAATTTaatttctccatttcctctcttCCCATAACTTTTTTTGGGCTTAGAAGCACCTCTGCTTCATGAGTATTTTTACCTGATAATTTAATGTCACTTAATTCCTTGTGTTTCTGCCTATTAAAAGGTGCAGAATTTTTTTGGCTTGCTGTGGTAATATTCTTGTCATTATTCTTACTGTTTAAATTAGTTTCTAAGTCCCAAAACTTTCTCAAATTCTCAAACTGAGAGGGATTATAGACCTGTTCCACATTGGGTTCATCCATTCTTTCTTTTAGGGACATAACTTTAAAGTTGGCATTTGATTCACGAACTAGAGGTCTGTCTTTCTCCAAAGGAACATGTCGTTCACTCCCAACATTTGAGGGACGTTGCAGTGCTGGTAAAGTAAGGTTTCTTCTAGAAGGCAAACTGTCTGCCATTGGTGATCTTTTTATAGgctcatttttcttattctgaaaCAGAGACACTTTATCTGATTCCTCAGCTGAAAGATAGTTTCTGGATGGATCTGATATTTGTGGCTTGGTCTCTTTAGATTTATTTGAGGAATAAGAATTGGAGAGCTGGGATGCTTGATCATCCTCATCTAGGACCACTCGTTTGGGAATGACCTGATTATATTCACTCTGGTCTGTAGATAAACTGTCCATAGATGATACACCCTGTGACTTCTGCACAGGCTGATATGCTTTAGCAGAAGGTTGTTCCTGGCTACATGAAGATGTGGGTTCTTTATGAGTTATCTTAGCAGCAGCTTTCTCTCCTTCCCAAAAGGATATTCTGTCACTCACTcttttgtatttctctctctGCACTTGGTTCTTGGGAACCTCATCAGCTTCTTGCTGGAAATGGACCTCAGGCTTCTTCCAAGGAGAGCCGTTGTTGGCAATCCCAGGTGTTGAGTTAATATTCTCTGGCTCTAAGGAAGCTTTCAGGATATAGGTATTTCCtcctttgctctttctctctgctttcatgTTATCTTTCAAACCTGGTTCTTTGACAATTGTTGAAGAGTCAAAATTCACTTCTGAGTGTCCTCTATTTTCTTCATGAGCATGAAACTTGGGTTCTTCTTCACCCAAGTTGCCAATATTATTAGTGTTGCATGGAACTTGGTTTTCTGCATCAGATTCCTTGAGAATATTGTAGGAATAGTTCCTTTTTGGAGGAGATACCCCGTTCCCTTTTCCTATGCTTTTTGAATCTTGGCTATAGTCCATATTTTTGCTCCTTTGACTTGGGGTGCCATAGCTTTCAAATGGCAATATACATGGGCCTTCCTTTGGGGCACCTTGTTGGGACAAATTCATGAATTTGGATTTGATGTTCACATTAGCATCTTGGCAACTTTCAGAAACCAGCATATCTCCCTCTACTTGGAATGTTGAATCAGATCTCACAGGCTTCGATTCAATTTTGCTGGATGATAGGTTCTTCAAgccattttcttttaaagtagtGTCATCTGTCACCAAGTCAATAGCAACCTGTGATTTTGAGTCTGTTTTTTCTTTGGACTCTATTCCTCGGGGATGTTGGAGGAATGACTTATTGTCATCTGAATAAGAACTTCGGTTAAACCAGTCTAGAACTTTAAATATGGAATCATCAGTTGACTTCTGTATCTCAGTGGCATATGGACTAGAACGTGAAGATATCTTAGCTTTTAGAGCCGGGACAGGCTTACCTTGCTGATGGTCTCTAGAACTGCCACCTGGCACCTGAGACGGCTCAGGCTCAACACAATGAGACAGTTCATCTGCAACATAGAAATACTTTTCTAAATAAGAAAAGAGCATGCTTAAAGAACGGTTAATCATTCACATCATCTTTATAAAAGCACTTTGTATTTGCACTTTCTATACCACTAGCTGTTTATAACAGCATTTTTCAGGGGTTAAAAATGTAAGTTGTCCTAATTAAGGTATTCTACCAAAGGTGCCCTATGATAGTAAAGGAAAGGAATTGTAGAAACCAGGAAGTACAGGGTACGGACCTAACTGAAAAATTTATTTGAAGTTcctggtttattttaaaaatacatgttaattttGCATTCTGTGtcatgttacattttattttattattatttattgagatggagtcttactctgctgcctaggccagactgcagtggcaggatctcggctcactgcaacctcctcctcccaggttcaagcgattcttctgcctcagcctcccaaataactgggattaccgACACGCACCACcagtcccagctaatttttgtatttttagtagagacagggtttcaccatattggccaggttggtctcgaactcctgacctcgtgatccgcccacctcagcctcccaaagtgctgggattacagtcgtgagccaccacactcagctccatgttacattttaaatgttaattttctcttACTCTTAAATCTTTGTATAAAACTAACACTCCAGGAAGATACGCCATGCTGATTTTATGACTTCACCCATCCCCTGGCACGTATCATAAACCCTGGAGGAGGCCTAAATTCAGGTTTGAGAAGCACAGACTTAAGTGATTTCAGGAGTtagaaaaagaacttttaaataaGACTAAACAAGGAATTTTATCCACAATATTTAAATGGGacaatgaggatatttccattccTGGGCCTTATTCCTGATGTATTGAATGAGAAGAATTTCTGGAGATTGGGCACAGTAATCTTTACTAACAGCTATTCTAGTGACTGTTTTGCATACTGGAGTTTAAGAACTGTGttttcaaaccaacaaagatcaaaaagacaaagaagggcattacataatggtaaaggaatcaacgCAACAAGGagtgctaactatcctaaatatatatgcatccaatacaggagcacccagattcataaagcaagttcttagagacctacaaagagacttagactcccacacaataatagtgggagactttaacaccccactgtgatacagaaaattaacaaggatattcaggatttgaactaagctctggaccaagtggacctaatagacatctacagaactctccaccccaaatcaacagaatacacattcttctcagcaccacatcacacttattctaaaattgaccacataattggaagtaaaacagtcctcagcaaatgcaaaagaatggaaatcataacaaatagtctctcaggccacagcgcaatcaaattagaactcaggattaagaaactcactctaAACAGCACAACTAAATGGagactgaacaacttgctcctgaatgactaatgGGTaaacaacgaaatgaaggcagaaataaataagttctttgaaaccaatgagaataaagacacagCATTCctgaatctctgggacacagctaacgcagtgtttagagggaaatttatagcactaaatgcccacaggagaaagcgggaaagatctaaaatcgacaccctaacatcacaattagaataactggaaaagcaagagcaaacaaattcaaaagctagcagaagacaagaaataactaaaatcagaacagaactgaagagacaagaaaaacccctcaaaaaatcaatgaatccaggagcaggttcaggttttttgaaaagatcgacaaaatagatagaccattAGCCAGActaacaagaaaagagagaagaatcaaatagacacaacaaaaaatgataaaggggatatcaccactggtcccacagaaatacaaaccaccatcagagaatactataaacacctctatgcaaataaactagaaaatctagaagaaatggataaattcctgggcacgcacaccctcccaagactaaaccaggaagacattgaatccatgaatagaccaataacaagttcagAAATAGATGCAgcaattaacagcctaccaaccaacaaaagcccaggaccagatggattcacagccgaattctaccagaggtataaagagaaactggtaccattccttccgaaactatcccaaaaaatagaaaaagagggactcctccctaattcattttgtGACGCCAACAtcaacctgataccaaaacctagtaggaacaacacaaaaaaagaaaatttcagaccaatatccctgacgaacatcaatgcaaaaattctcaataaaatactggaaaactgaatccagcagcacatcaaaaagcttatccaccatgatcaagtgggcttcatctctgggatgcaaggctggttcaacatacacaaatcaataaatgtaatccagcatataaacagaaccaaagacaaaaaccacatgattatctcaatagatgcagaaaaggccttcgaaaaaattcaacagcagttcttgctaaaaactcccaataaactaggtatcagtggaatgtatctcaaaataataaaagctatttatgacaaacccatagccaatatcacactgaatgggcaaaagctggaagcattctctttgaaagccggcacaagacaaggatgtcctatctcaccactcctattcaacatagtattgggagttctggccaggacagtcaggcaagagaaagaaataaatggtattcaaagaggaagagaggatgtcaaattgtctctttttgcagatgacatgattgtatatttagaaaacctcattgtctcagcccaaaatctccttaagctgataagcaacttcagcaaagtctcaggataccaaATCAATGTGCACAAaacacaagcattcctatataccaataatagagagccaaatcgtgagtgaactcccattcacaattgctacaaagagaataaaatacttaagaatacaatttacaagggatgtgaaggagctcttcaagaagaactacaaaccactgctcaagttattaagagaggacacaaacaaatggaaaaacattccatgcccatggataggaagaatcaatatcatgaaaatggccatactgcccaaagaaatttatagattcaatgctatccccatcaagttaccactgactttcatcacagaattaggaaaaactttaaatttcatatggaaccaaaaaagaggttGCATAGCCAACacattcctaagcaaaaagaacaaagctggaggcatcatgctacctgacttcaaacaatactacaaggctactataaccaaaacagcatggtactggtaccaaaacagagatatagaccaatgggacagaaaagaggtctcagaaataatgccacacatctgcaaccatctgacctttgacaaacctgacaaaaacaagcaatgggggaaaggattccctatttaataaatggtgttgggaaaactggctagccatatgcagaaaactgaaactggatcccttccttacaccttatacaaaaattaactcaagatggattaaagacttaaacataaggcctaaaaccataaaaaccctagaagaaaacctaggcagtaccactTAGGatataggcataggcaaagacttcatgactaaaacaccaaaagcaatggcaacaaaagtcaaaactgacaaacaggatctaattaaattaaagcgcttctgcacagcaaaagaaactatcatcagagtgaacaggcaacctacagaatggcagaaaatttttgcaatctatccatctgacaaagggctaatatcagaatctacaaggaacttaaacaaatttacaagaaaaaaaacaaccccatcgaaaagtaggcgaaggatatgaacagacacttctcaaaagaagacatttatgtggccaacaaagatgataaaaagctcattatcactgatcattacagaaatgcaaatcaaaaccacaataagataccatctcacgccagttagaatggcaatcattaaaaagtcagaaaacaaccgatgctggagaggatgtggagaaataggaacgcttttacattgttggtgggagtgtaaattagttcaaccattgtggaagacagtgtggtgattcctcaaggatctagaaccagaaataccatttgaccaagcaatcccattactaggtatatacctaaagtCTTATAAATcattcacctataaagacacatgcacatgtttgtttactgcagcactgttcacaatagtagagacttggaaccaacccaaatgtctatcaatgttagactggaaaaagaaaatgtggtacatatacagcatggaatactatgccgccacaaaaaaggatgagttcatgtcctttgcagggacatggatgaagctggaaaccatcattctcagcaaactatcacaagatcagaaaaccaaacaccacatgttctcactcataagtgggagttcaacaatgagaacacacggacacaaggagggaaacatcacacaccagggcctgttgggatgtgggggggtaggggagggactgcattaggagaaatacctaatgtaggtgatgggttgatgggtgcagcaaaccaccatggcacgtgtataccttgtaacaaacctgcacgttcttcacatgtatcccagaacttaaagtatatttttaaaaaacttaaaaaaaaaaaacaaatttgattgttgctattgtgaattatcCTGACTATAAAGAAACTATCATAGGGTCGGATGCAGGCTTATTAAAGACGGCAGAGAGTACACAGCATGgctttttctattgtttctgtttttctaaaaaaacaTAAGAAATTATGATCAGAAAACATTATGATTACTTCATGATCATATAGGTGTAAAAGTAGTTTGAGTCATCCCCTGAGAGTGGTAAGACCTTCAAGACAAGGCTAGTTAGCAGGGAAAAGCAGTACCCTCTTTGCCTCTCAACTCATACCAGCTGAAAGAGAAAGTGCCCTCAGAGCTTTTAAAGCCTAAGAACAAATGGCTGGAGGCCCGAGCAGGCCAAAGTCTGACACTTTTGCATAGTAAGGCCTCAAAGTCTAGTTTCCCATCCTTTGACACTAAGAGAGTGAAGGTTCTCTTGAGATTACAAAAGAAACCAAAGTTTGCTAAAATTGTAATTACTAAATTTGCATTAGGTGAGTAATAATATATTTACCCTGTACCAAGGTACTAGCTAATGACAGTAATTCTTTCTTACTCTATTCCACCTTGATTTAACTAAAAACATTGTCATTTGTTTAAATAACTgatatggttatatatatattagggTAAAGCATAATGGGCCAGAAACTGTGCTATCCTGGTTACTTTTAGTTATTGGTGATTGAGAAATAAACAAGAGGCATAAACATTTCCAGTGGCATCTGTCTGAACTGTAGATGGAATGCCTAGAAGGTTAAATTGGGCTTCTACAGGACTAGTTGGCCTGGGCATTCCAAGCCCACCAAGTTTTTATAATCTAGTAGTGACAACTCTCTTACCAGCAGGGCTTCTGGGTAATACAGATTCAAGTCTTGTTAATTCTGATGATTTATCTTTGTGTTCATTGATGGTTGGTGAATTCTCCATGGACTGTGGTCTTGCAGCTAAAACTTCTGAATGAGAAGGGAGCCCATTAATTGGAAGAGAACCAGAAGTCACTGGCTGATGTGTTTCACTTTTTGATACATTTGGGCTTGAGGCTGACTGATGAAAAAGCAAAGACCTTCCGTATTGAGAAGGCTTAGGGTCACTCTGAAACTCTTCTGTGTCCCCTGCATCTTCTGTTCCATTTTTCAACCTGTCAGATTCTAAAACACTAAATTCTCCTACTTCCCGGCCATGGATTAGCCCAGGACTCTGTGGAAGCTCATCCTTCACTGCAGAGAATCTCACATGCTTTAATGGCTCCAGGGAGTTTGGGGAAGAGCTGTCTTCTAAAGAATGCTCCTTCTCAGAAATTCTCTCATGGATGGTTAGGCCAGGTGACACAATTTTGCTTTTGGGTTCAAAGCTGTGATTATAACGAAGGGTTTCTGAGTCTGTGCTACTGGAACTGGAGTTGCGCTTGAGGATTCCTCTCGGAGCCCCTCTCGCTTTCAGGGAGTCTGTCCTTTGTCTAGGAAAAGACTGgttatcatctttgtttaaaTCAGTTGATTTGTAGATCATCTTCCTGGCTTTGGGGATTGGAGCCTTGATTTGGGACCCATTTGAAAGGCCTGGCACAGTCTGCTTTGATTTCTCTAACTTTTGGATTGAAGTATCTGTGACAGTTGACTTTTCTTTTGACTCTGACAATTCatctgaaaattaaaacacagtaAGTGATATATCATATGGAGagtaatacataatttaaaatacctGTCATAAACTTAACCTACACTtagtaaaactattaaaatattaaagacagTAAAGTAGGTAGCATAAGTAGAGGCCTAATGTGAAAAGCctttaaaaattcatgtattgGAGCACAGAGGACTTTTAAGGCACTGAAACTACTCTATGATACTACAATGGTGGCCACACACtattacacatttgtcaaaacccacagaatgtacaatgCTAAGAGTGAACGCCGATGTAAATGATGTACTTTGGGTAACAGTGATGTCTCAGTgtggttcatcagttgtaacaaatgtaccattctCATGGGGAATGTTGATAATGAGGGAGGTTATGCCTGTGTAGGGAGAGGGTGTATATGGAAAATGTCTGTATCTTTTGCTCAAtattgtgaacctaaaactgctctaaaaaataacgTCTATTCGAAAAATCATGTATAAACTTCATTGCACTGTACATTTAAGATTACTGTGCTTTATACAGTTTGTGATATTTTACACCCAATACAGAAAGTTTTTTggggaatgaaaagaaaatttctccaaagaggcttaaagaaaaacatagaagTCACTTAAATTCACCtgcagaaatcagaaaagaaaaggaaattcaattaaaataaaaataaaaccccattacctaaaacaaaatttatttttgtcaaaaagttaaaaacaggccaagcacagtggctcacacctgtaatcccagcacattgggaagccaagatgggtggatcacttgagtccaggagtttgagaccagcctggccaaaagggtgaaacctcatctctactaaaaatacaaaaattaggcaggcatgatagtgcaagcctgtagtcccagctactcaggaggctgaggcacaagaagcccttgaacctgggaggcagaggttgcagtgagcagagattgcaccactgcactccagcctgggcaacagagtaggactccattgcccaaaaaaaaaaaaaaaaaaaaagttacaaataaacATCTAACATgttccagtgatttttttttctacaaaatattttatgtaatacaaAACGTGCCCAATGGAAAGTATATTAATATTCAAACATGCTAGTTGAAAACCCCAGCTCCACTGTTCGTTAATTCTCTACCCCTAACCACTCTTTAATGCTTGTGGAATCTTCTTCAAGTTGCTTTTGAGGAGATTTGAAATGTTTAGCATTTCCTCTTAATGGTATGCAAAAATGATAATATTCCATAGCAGGCTGACTTACATCAATTAAGCCACAAACATGATCAAACGCTGGTGGGCTGCTGGGCTGAGAATTACAGATTAGAGGATCATAACATTGTCAACAGGCTTTTTCTTCTTGAGGCAAGCCCTTTTAAAAGAACTTTgtgggcacacagtaggcatcCAATAAATACTGTTAAGTGGAAGACTGAATGTCTTGGGTCAAAAAATCTCCCAATTTACTGATGAGGGAATCCAAGACACGATGGAGGTCACATAACAAGTCGCAGTTCTGAGACTGGAATGTGTGAGCTATCAGTTTCTAAAATTTCTGCTTCCTCTCCCTCAGGAAGGAAACCAACAAGCAtagtaaaataagaaaaccatCAGGACTTTTCACTTTCTCTTGGAAGTTATTTGAGTGAAAGGAACTCTGAGAATTTCCCTTTGTCCACagataacaaagataaaaatatcaagttcataaaaatatttacccTCTTTTGAAGTCTGAAAGAAACCAGTTCTTCCATTTTTTGACTGTTCATTTTTAGTTTGTTGTGACGAGTGACCTTCTGGCAACTTGGAGCTATTAAATGGATTCTTCCTCTGCGGGggacaaatattatttattaaacttattttaaatgtcatGACAGCAACTCAGTGTTGGCAAATGCCTATTATCTTCAATTTTGATAGTTTTATCCCATAAACTCCATTATTTGGCATGTTTGAAAAACAGTTGTCCTGATTAATCTGCTTAGCACAGAATTACCATATAtgccatataaaaattatataaaatatatgcaaacccAGAGTCCTACAAAGTGAGCTCAGAATCAGGCACTTAAATCAAAATCccacattttacaggtgaaaaaactTGGCCCTGGATATAGCAAAGACCAGATCAAGGTCAAAGGAAACTTGGGTCTGTAATCAGGTCAGAGTCCCACCAGTGCTTCTTCTACCATGCCAGACTCTCAGTCTGCTAGATCACAGCTGTACAAAATACAACTGTAATTGACCTTTCCTAAAGATTTCGAAGACATTTTAGGTATCTTGAAGTGCTTCacagtcattattattatcatcaattCTAATGATAAAAATGGTATCAatagaggttttaaaaattaatataggaCTCAATAGCAATGTTTACTGTCTACAGTTTAATAAATTAGCAATTCTCTCCCAGAAGCAGCTCTCTAACAGAGATTTAAGAAGC
This portion of the Macaca mulatta isolate MMU2019108-1 chromosome 14, T2T-MMU8v2.0, whole genome shotgun sequence genome encodes:
- the SYTL2 gene encoding synaptotagmin-like protein 2 isoform X11, with translation MLVSESCQDANVNIKSKFMNLSQQGAPKEGPCILPFESYGTPSQRSKNMDYSQDSKSIGKGNGVSPPKRNYSYNILKESDAENQVPCNTNNIGNLGEEEPKFHAHEENRGHSEVNFDSSTIVKEPGLKDNMKAERKSKGGNTYILKASLEPENINSTPGIANNGSPWKKPEVHFQQEADEVPKNQVQREKYKRVSDRISFWEGEKAAAKITHKEPTSSCSQEQPSAKAYQPVQKSQGVSSMDSLSTDQSEYNQVIPKRVVLDEDDQASQLSNSYSSNKSKETKPQISDPSRNYLSAEESDKVSLFQNKKNEPIKRSPMADSLPSRRNLTLPALQRPSNVGSERHVPLEKDRPLVRESNANFKVMSLKERMDEPNVEQVYNPSQFENLRKFWDLETNLNSKNNDKNITTASQKNSAPFNRQKHKELSDIKLSGKNTHEAEVLLSPKKVMGREEMEKLNSKGILQVLPDETTFPLSLLRKYTHQLRGNESSKENMEKNMEGIVTPVFKEEKDYSDQEIQESIVKTNVLSKDYKDTFNDSLQKLLSEASTPAIQPSGGKVHGKQVLEPSVSENRTWRQKTDFADTEEEVKGPEKIINEHVDKTVVPPKVKRNSLTASLDKLLKEATGTSPSPLQTKLAPVITGTNSKPEEGRFFGKGIEQSHNTSADKREILAPFPERDETFGNTALPKKAESDQAKVDNQPEELVRSAEDDEKADQEPDTNECIPRISTVPTPPDNPFSHPDKLKRMSKSVPAFLQDESDDRETDTASESSYQLSRHKKSPSSLTNLSSSSGMTSLSSVSGSVMSVYSGDFGNLEVKGNIQFAIEYVESLKELHVFVAQCKDLAAVDVKKQRSDPYVKAYLLPDKGKMGKKKTLVVKKTLNPVYNEILRYKIEKQILKTQKLNLSVWHRDTFKRNSFLGEVELDLETWDWDNKQNKQLRWYPLKRKTAPVALEAENRGEMKLALQYVPEPVPGKKLPTTGEVHIWVKECLDLPLLRGSHLNSFVKCTILPDTSRKSRQKTRAVGKTTNPIFNHTMVYDGFRPEDLMEACVELTVWDHYKLTNQFLGGLRIGFGTGKSYGTEVDWMDSTSEEVALWEKMVNSPNTWIEATLPLRMLLIAKISK
- the SYTL2 gene encoding synaptotagmin-like protein 2 isoform X12, with the translated sequence MLVSESCQDANVNIKSKFMNLSQQGAPKEGPCILPFESYGTPSQRSKNMDYSQDSKSIGKGNGVSPPKRNYSYNILKESDAENQVPCNTNNIGNLGEEEPKFHAHEENRGHSEVNFDSSTIVKEPGLKDNMKAERKSKGGNTYILKASLEPENINSTPGIANNGSPWKKPEVHFQQEADEVPKNQVQREKYKRVSDRISFWEGEKAAAKITHKEPTSSCSQEQPSAKAYQPVQKSQGVSSMDSLSTDQSEYNQVIPKRVVLDEDDQASQLSNSYSSNKSKETKPQISDPSRNYLSAEESDKVSLFQNKKNEPIKRSPMADSLPSRRNLTLPALQRPSNVGSERHVPLEKDRPLVRESNANFKVMSLKERMDEPNVEQVYNPSQFENLRKFWDLETNLNSKNNDKNITTASQKNSAPFNRQKHKELSDIKLSGKNTHEAEVLLSPKKVMGREEMEKLNSKGILQVLPDETTFPLSLLRKYTHQLRGNESSKENMEKNMEGIVTPVFKEEKDYSDQEIQESIVKTNVLSKDYKDTFNDSLQKLLSEASTPAIQPSGGKVHGKQVLEPSVSENRTWRQKTDFADTEEEVKGPEKIINEHVDKTVVPPKVKRNSLTASLDKLLKEATGTSPSPLQTKLAPVITGTNSKPEEGRFFGKGIEQSHNTSADKREILAPFPERDETFGNTALPKKAESDQAKVDNQPEELVRSAEDVSTVPTPPDNPFSHPDKLKRMSKSVPAFLQDESDDRETDTASESSYQLSRHKKSPSSLTNLSSSSGMTSLSSVSGSVMSVYSGDFGNLEVKGNIQFAIEYVESLKELHVFVAQCKDLAAVDVKKQRSDPYVKAYLLPDKGKMGKKKTLVVKKTLNPVYNEILRYKIEKQILKTQKLNLSVWHRDTFKRNSFLGEVELDLETWDWDNKQNKQLRWYPLKRKTAPVALEAENRGEMKLALQYVPEPVPGKKLPTTGEVHIWVKECLDLPLLRGSHLNSFVKCTILPDTSRKSRQKTRAVGKTTNPIFNHTMVYDGFRPEDLMEACVELTVWDHYKLTNQFLGGLRIGFGTGKSYGTEVDWMDSTSEEVALWEKMVNSPNTWIEATLPLRMLLIAKISK
- the SYTL2 gene encoding synaptotagmin-like protein 2 isoform X9; the protein is MIDLSFLTEEEQEAIMKVLQRDAALKRAEEERVRHLPEKIKDDQQLKNMSGQWFYEAKAKRHRDKIHGADIIRASMRKKRPQVAAEQSKDRANGTKESWVNNVNKDALLPPELAGVVEEPEEDAAPASPSSSVVNPASTVIDMSQENTKKPNVSPEKRKNPFNSSKLPEGHSSQQTKNEQSKNGRTGFFQTSKEDELSESKEKSTVTDTSIQKLEKSKQTVPGLSNGSQIKAPIPKARKMIYKSTDLNKDDNQSFPRQRTDSLKARGAPRGILKRNSSSSSTDSETLRYNHSFEPKSKIVSPGLTIHERISEKEHSLEDSSSPNSLEPLKHVRFSAVKDELPQSPGLIHGREVGEFSVLESDRLKNGTEDAGDTEEFQSDPKPSQYGRSLLFHQSASSPNVSKSETHQPVTSGSLPINGLPSHSEVLAARPQSMENSPTINEHKDKSSELTRLESVLPRSPADELSHCVEPEPSQVPGGSSRDHQQGKPVPALKAKISSRSSPYATEIQKSTDDSIFKVLDWFNRSSYSDDNKSFLQHPRGIESKEKTDSKSQVAIDLVTDDTTLKENGLKNLSSSKIESKPVRSDSTFQVEGDMLVSESCQDANVNIKSKFMNLSQQGAPKEGPCILPFESYGTPSQRSKNMDYSQDSKSIGKGNGVSPPKRNYSYNILKESDAENQVPCNTNNIGNLGEEEPKFHAHEENRGHSEVNFDSSTIVKEPGLKDNMKAERKSKGGNTYILKASLEPENINSTPGIANNGSPWKKPEVHFQQEADEVPKNQVQREKYKRVSDRISFWEGEKAAAKITHKEPTSSCSQEQPSAKAYQPVQKSQGVSSMDSLSTDQSEYNQVIPKRVVLDEDDQASQLSNSYSSNKSKETKPQISDPSRNYLSAEESDKVSLFQNKKNEPIKRSPMADSLPSRRNLTLPALQRPSNVGSERHVPLEKDRPLVRESNANFKVMSLKERMDEPNVEQVYNPSQFENLRKFWDLETNLNSKNNDKNITTASQKNSAPFNRQKHKELSDIKLSGKNTHEAEVLLSPKKVMGREEMEKLNSKGILQVLPDETTFPLSLLRKYTHQLRGNESSKENMEKNMEGIVTPVFKEEKDYSDQEIQESIVKTNVLSKDYKDTFNDSLQKLLSEASTPAIQPSGGKVHGKQVLEPSVSENRTWRQKTDFADTEEEVKGPEKIINEHVDKTVVPPKVKRNSLTASLDKLLKEATGTSPSPLQTKLAPVITGTNSKPEEGRFFGKGIEQSHNTSADKREILAPFPERDETFGNTALPKKAESGSKEEPSPVLKTLERSAARKMPSKSLEDISSDSSNQAKVDNQPEELVRSAEDDEKADQEPDTNECIPRISTVPTPPDNPFSHPDKLKRMSKSVPAFLQDEVSGSVMSVYSGDFGNLEVKGNIQFAIEYVESLKELHVFVAQCKDLAAVDVKKQRSDPYVKAYLLPDKGKMGKKKTLVVKKTLNPVYNEILRYKIEKQILKTQKLNLSVWHRDTFKRNSFLGEVELDLETWDWDNKQNKQLRWYPLKRKTAPVALEAENRGEMKLALQYVPEPVPGKKLPTTGEVHIWVKECLDLPLLRGSHLNSFVKCTILPDTSRKSRQKTRAVGKTTNPIFNHTMVYDGFRPEDLMEACVELTVWDHYKLTNQFLGGLRIGFGTGKSYGTEVDWMDSTSEEVALWEKMVNSPNTWIEATLPLRMLLIAKISK